The genomic segment AAACCGATGATGGTTATGCGGAGTTCAAGATTAATTTGTCAGCTGGAGCGCCAACGACTCCGACAACACCAACAACGCCTACGAAGCCAACTGAGCCGGGCCCAACGAAGCCGACTACGCCAACAACACCGACGAAGCCTGCTCCGACGACGCCTACGAAGCCGGCGACCGGTACGACGCAGGATACGGTGTATATTGTGAAGAGCGGCGACACACTGTACCGCATCGCGCTGAATCATGGCACGACATGGCAGAAGCTTGCCGCCTACAATAAGCTGGCGAACCCGAATCGCCTGTCCATTGGCCAGAAGATTTTGATTCCGGCAGCGAAATAGGCAGAGCTTAGTCTCGCTGCCTGGGCGCTAGCCATTTGAGGAAGAAACACCCTTTCGATATTCGTCCTTGCAGCCTATGGGTTTCCACGGCTGTTTGGATGAATGCTCGAAGGGTGTTTTTTAATTGTCCAAGGGAAGTTTGCTCAAAGCGGAGTCTGGTTTGGAGGACACAGATGACGTGATTTTGCCTAAACAACGGGGTTTGCAGGTGTTCGCGGACTCAGGGGCCGCTATTGGTTATCAAATCCCTGTTATAACGCCATGATCAAGGGATTAGCGGATTTCCTGTCCGCTCATATGCCAAAATCGCTCGAAACGCTCAAATAGCGGAATGCCAGTCCTCCAGGAGAAGAGAGAGAATCGTGTCCGTGTGAACAGGTATCGCACGTCATCGGAAGGATGCTGCAATATGAGTGAAAAAATGTATGAGATGCTTTTAAACCTCATGTTGGCAGTGGCTGCAGCCACGGCTATTTGTTTATTGATTTTTATCCTATTGCTCGTGGGTAATTTGGTTAAAAAATCTAAAAAGCTGCCGAAGGTGAGCTTGATGCTGACAATAATCGGAGCCTCTACGGTAGGGATATATGTCTATAATCATTTTAATAATCTTGATTTTCTCCCTAAGGTGGAGTTGAATCCAAGCGCTGTCGTTTCTCCAGATGGCCAATATAAAATTCGGACATATCACTATAATGGGCTATTTTATAGAACGGCGCGAGCCGAAGCTGTGGATTTAAAGAGTGGGAAGAGCAAGACCATCTACTTTAATGATTATGATCGCAGTCCGGCGGTTCAGTGGATAGGCAATAGCATGGTAAAAATTGGGAGAGAAACGTTAGATATTTCAAAAAATGAGGTTTTTGACTTTCGCGATAACTTGCAAGCAAATAAATCGCTGCCCCCGCAAGGAGGAATATAGCGCTTTGAGGCGCGCTGAAAAACAGATGATCTAGAGCTAGATAGCTCCAAATCATCTGTTTTTTGTGGAGTGGCTAAGTATGTGAAGTGACTAAGTTTGTGGAGTGTCTACGCTCATGGGGCTGGACTAGCTCGTCGTTGTGAATGAAAAATGCTTATTCGTATTGTTGTCATCCGTCCATTGGATGGCGTCGGCGCCATTGTCGGAGGAGCCTCCCGTAATGTACAGCACTTTGCGGCT from the Paenibacillus sp. BIHB 4019 genome contains:
- a CDS encoding DUF5412 family protein is translated as MSEKMYEMLLNLMLAVAAATAICLLIFILLLVGNLVKKSKKLPKVSLMLTIIGASTVGIYVYNHFNNLDFLPKVELNPSAVVSPDGQYKIRTYHYNGLFYRTARAEAVDLKSGKSKTIYFNDYDRSPAVQWIGNSMVKIGRETLDISKNEVFDFRDNLQANKSLPPQGGI